In Danaus plexippus chromosome 3 unlocalized genomic scaffold, MEX_DaPlex mxdp_34, whole genome shotgun sequence, the DNA window ATTGCCATATATCGCTTCCAAAATTCAGAAAATTATTCACAATAGTACagtatagtaaaaataatctgCTTAGCGAAAGAGTCCCGTTACGGAGGCCGGTGACTGGCCGGTGAGTGATAGTATAGAATGATCGGAGATCACTCCGTTTATTAGTCACTGTTTTAATGTTTCCCTAGACATTCATACGCGAATCCGTGGAATAAGTATGTAGCGATAACAAAGACAGTTGTAGCGTTCTCATGATATTGTATtgactaacaaaaaaataatataaataggatAACGATTGCGGGACAGATACTGTTGTGTTGTCGGTCGCTACGATACCATCGTAGTTGACGGAGTGACGCCTTGGGACATGAATGACCGATGCCTGTGACTCATTGTACTACACCTGGCCGAGGTTTGGGGAAGCGGTGACTCACCTCTGGGGCTCGTACTCGGTGACGTCATCGGACCGCTATGCGCCTGCGCATTCATTTTGTAGTACTGTGATTGTCACTatgcatacatatatgtatatactattgTTATAATGTTCTTTTATAGATAGGAACGTGTCGATTACGTGAAtcgtaaaatttgttattttaatcattataaaatacatttacctGTATAGAGAAGAAAAAGTATGTCATGAGTCGCTCGCAGCGCGTTCAACTTCCTACTGATACACGGCCGGCCGCCTTAATGACTGACATACAATCTCTTATTATACGCGCAGAAGAATCCGAACAATTTTAATGAGCGTCCGTTAAGTTTGGAGAGGTTCTTTGAggcaattattaaataatgttacatgAAAATGTACCTATAACAGTTTAAAGATACAAGTAGCCTAGCGTTGTTTCCGTCTAGTATTCGCCTAGCAAACATAAATGATTTCTAAGTTTTATGCAGAGAAAGACCGCGGCGTGTTGCGGGGATTTATTGATGACGCATTGAATACCTTCAAGTGTTTGTTGACGGAGGTGAAGGTCTACCGGTTGCGAGAGATTGTTATGTAACAACATAGAAAGCAAATACGTGTTTAATATCGAGGGAGCCCAGCGTCCCAGTTGTTTCCTACTTCGCAGCCGACCGTTCACAACAACAATGCAACACTCGCTCGTGGCGTCGTCTCTGAAGGCCACttcgtttatttcatttcacatCATACACCAGGTCATCACGGACTCCGTCCGAATTGTATTTTCCTATCGTCAGAACAATGACGTCTGTTGTTGACTGCTATTCAATTGTTGAACTTAAAACGACTTTCGAAAATAACCAGCTCGGGACATCGAACCCGACCGTTATAGGAGAATAATACCCATTGATGATTCCTGGTAACTCTGTTCCCAAAAGTAAAGAGGATTCTGTTGGAAATGATATGAGAACGGAGTGACTCAAAGAATCGCGTAGGTCGGTGACTGGTGGTAACTAAATACATCAAGTACGTGACGTTAACACAAAAAAGACGTGGCCATTAAATGTCAAACATAACGCATGCTGCAGTGTAAAGTTAAACTAAAACTACTTACTAGtcttaaatgatatataagtaaataatcgTTTTTTGTTTCTGTATATCCGGTGTAGCGTCATGAAGCATGACCACTGTCAATAGACGTATAACACTCGGGCGATTTCAATAACATCTTTAAACAGTTTAATGTTGAACGGACACACGGAGGGAAGGGACGCAAACGATGATGCAAGATTGGTACATTGATGTCATATTATAATGACGAAGACATCAAATACGACGGCCGTGTTCCCTGAGATGTAAGGGCAAATGGAAACGATAATAACACGACATAAAAacgactttatattatatttatgtattaattggTCAGCAAAACAGCAGGCGATGGTCGGAGATCTAGCCGGTAAGTGCCTGATGTACGACAACACGCACGTCTGCACGGACGGGCCGGGCGATATGTAGATGCTAGTGAAACAGTTCATACTGACGACACCACACGCTCGCCTTCACCCGGCGCGACCCGCCCACTGCCAGGTGGAGAGGTGCACGGGGATCATATGTTGTATTGCCGCTTTAGGAAACCGCAGGCGGCGGAGGTCTCTCTGATGACGAGGTCGACGTGATCAgccatttaataaaacttcagAGATCGTGTTACATAGAAGAGACACACTTGTGTGTCTGCAAGGCTTGACTGAAGAAACTCTTACTCTACTACGGGGTAAAGGCACCTTCACCGCCTACGACATCATTTCCTCCTGCTGATGAGTGAACTGACAGTCCAGCACTCTCCAGACGATATAAAGAAAGCATGGTGAAAACTTGAACGAAACAGTTGTTTGTGTCTTGATATTGACAGTTGAACTATTAATAGAGTTACCATGTCACACTTacagtacaaaatatataagaaagtcCATCATCTGTGTTGcatcaacaaatataatacatataataactcGTCTGTTTGTCCCGTTTTGATGTGAATGAGATGTTGCTATTGTGTGGGTTTATCATTAGTACAGCTTGGTTACTCGATGTTAATATGAAGACAGTTTGGACCACCGCCACCACCCTGATCACCAGCACTAGTGACCCTCGCTGTGGTGGTGTCGCAAGACCGATGCGAACCTTTGCTGGGATGTAACGATGTATAATGTTAATTCTATAACTAGTTGAGATTTCCTCGACGCTTTGATGACATCCCACAATGGAACATGATTAggataattgattataaatatagattttttactgTTATGTTATGAGCTGCGAAAGCTCCTCCTTTATAATGTTGGCGAAAGATGGATGTAATATGAACGTGAGCTGATTGATTTCAATgtcatgttatatttaaatatagcacATACTATATGGCAAGACATTAACAAAATACGATCAGGACCTTGAGACTGGTAACTTCGTTGTAGTTATTTTACAGATTATTTATTCTCATGATTTGAAGGGAAGGCGAGctgtttataagttattattgatgtaattataatattaatgaaaaacaaaaccaaCAAAGACattactttaaagtttaaacgaTATCAACATATTATGTTCTGGTGTATATCATGTTCTGTTGATGGCCTCACAGCGtttataaatgtcatattGAACCACGTATATTCTCACGTGTctcgtgtgtgtgtgtgtgtgtgtcgtgcctgtatatatacatttatatgtctGTATGTGACGGTTCCCACAGCGGCGTCGTCGTCAGCCTCGTCCGCTTTCTTTCTCATCCACCGTACTTTCCACAACAACGTGAAGCGAGCAGTTCACCGCGAATCGATACCGTGTCGAATCGATTCTAATTTGATTAACTCGACTCTCGGCTGAAGTCCACGACTATCGGTAGTGGAACGTGATCAGACACCTAATGCTGTGGTCTTAAAGTATAGTAGCTGCGGTCAAAAAACTTTGACATTGATTGTTCCGTGTATGGATCACATGGCTTCCTGTTCAGACCATGCCATCTATAGAATATTAtgatctattaatatttttcacattaacACATTACCATCTGTAGGAACATACAGATGGCGGAACAGCCGACAACTGTGGTGATGACATAAGAACTGTCtgaagatttttaaaacttaaagaaatatgaatttttgattatatataaattacagtcTCTGAGTGATGTAAGATCACGTTTCTTGTAGcacttagtttttaatttattaagtaactgtgattaatttaattttggtaaCGTATctgtaatatgttttaaatgaaattagctgtttaaaaactttatagaaCAAGTTTTAGAATTTGCTcaaagtgaataaaatattactttaaaaattttgtgtggttgtacacatttaaataaagcttttcttatactctctctctctctttctttctttctttcgTCGTGTCCTCGTGACTacgcattttttattattatatttctacatACAATACACAACTAATCGAAGTAAAATGTATActtatgtttgtatattgaCTGATTTACCTTATAACATTTGTCTCTTGCCATCGATACAGAAAACGACGTAAGAGCGTATCACGGCAAGatattacacaaataataGTTGACAAAACGGTGTCATACAGCGAGATACAACTGTTGTAGGATGATGCTCTCATAGGACACaacagatatttatatttgaaaattaaacacaCCGTAACGGACCTGTGCTCGCAAACATCTCCTCTGTCGGCGGCCGTCAGGGAAACATGATCCATTTGACATCTGGTATCATATGTGTTGACTGTTACGTAATGTTATAAGTCACCTCTGGTTGCAGGGTGCGTGTTCCTGTCTCTGTTGGTGTGGTGTCAATGCTCGCAGGCGGCGGGTCCTCTGGGCCAGTCGGAGCGCCCGGAGGCCTACTTCAACGGCTCATCGTACATCCGACTCGCCACTCCGTTCTCACTAAAACAACTCGTGGGTCTCAGCTTCAGGACATGTGTCGGTGAGTGAACAATATGACGATGCAGATATGAAGATACTTCTAACTGCAATTATTATGTTCTGTTGTTATAACGTACATCAGTAACGGTGCTGGTACCTGTGTACGTCCGTCCTTCTATAACAGTTAGACAAGCGGTAGGCCGGTGTTCGTGGTCCGCAGCGACCGGTATGATTCAATCGACAGTTGACCTTTCGTAACATGAACCAcctactattaatataataatatattttgattctgTCATAACACGTGCTAATCGTTCGCCGCGTGTTGTTTGTTGGGACGTTAGTCTGATGCGCACGCGCAGGTATGTCACGGTTTGGGTACGGCACCGCCCACTCACTGTGCGACTACATCATATCACACGTCACTGTATGGACTTATTGCAGAGCGACGGCCGCCTTTgacatattcaaaatataggTTTAAACGTTTTCGATACGGTTTCGTGTACAATGAACGTCATGAGGTTTTTAGGTGTCGTCCATACGACAGGGTATTCTtttccattaatttaaaattataatttatgacgaTGTTAACTTGATGAAGTAAAAAGTTGTGGGACAGGaataacacaatataataCACAATATAACACAATTCACCACACCGCTACCACGGGTGACGGGAACAAACCAGTAACTAGTTTTTTCACTTTACACTGAATTTTGTGTTCGATATCATgagtattaaaaagtaatttgtcGAACATCAATCATCCCATCGCGTCTTGCACGCTCCTCCCCTCCCTTTGATCATCTCAACGAAACAATAGTAGATAAACACATGTGTGGCTGGTGGTCGTTTAAGTGTCGGTCCTGTGTCAGGTGGTGAGCTGTTCTCTCAGCGGTTCGAGGGTTACACGCTGCATGTGACGGCCCTGCTGGAGCAGGTGGTCGTGTCGTGGGCGAGGCCCGGGCTGAGTCCGCGAGAGGTGGGGCTCGCGCGGGAGACGCTCGATAACCGCTGGCACTGGGTGGCGCTCCGCTACCTGCCCAGCCCGCCGGCCCTGCTGCTAGAAGTCGATAAAGATACACAGGTAGGTCGCACTCGGAATCGGAGGAACCGTTAATATGATACGGTAATAATGTGTGACTTCACCCCGTCAGGTGATATCGAACGTGACATGGAACCCAGAGCTGTTGTCGATGGGAGCCCTGGAGGCGGGCGGCGCGGTGGTGCTGGTGGGGAACCTGTTCTCGGGCTGCGTGCACGAGGGTCCTCAGCTAGAGTTTCACGCAGCACACGTACTGAAAGCGAGTGCTCGCTTTACGAGTTGTCCCCTCACTACGGATGCATGTAAGTACCGAGCAACCCGATAAATATCTTTGACCAAGTGAAACCGATGGCGTTAACGAACTCATTCGAGGGTTGTACTATTATCCTACTCGTGTTGCAGGCAAAGACGGGAAGGACGTTCTGCGGATACCCCCAAAAGATCACTGCTATAACGAACCGTGCCTCCGACACGGCACCTGCATCTCGAGACACGATAAGTAGGACGAGGCTCTCGACACCACACATTTTTTGTATGGAGGTGTATATGTCTATAACATCATAACCCGTCCGCGTCGCAGGTACGAGTGTCACTGTACAGCGCGGTACACCGGCAACAACTGCGAGGTGGACAAAGGTGACCCGTGCGCCTCCAGCCCCTGCTGGCACGGAGCGCGCTGTGTAGAGGACGCCAGAGGAGACTACACGTGCCTGTGTCCGCCGCTATACCGCGGTCAGCATTACACACACCACACCACACTACCACCCGACGACTCCACAACACCACACTAACCTACTCGTCTGTAACATCCACGACAGGCGTTCACTGCGAGCTGGAGGAGTCCCTGGACCCGCAGTGCGCCGCCCAGCCGTGCCGCAACAACGCCAGCTGCAGCGTGCCGCCCGGGAGCGACGAGTACGTGTGCGAATGTGCTCCAGGTACCATCTCTATGAACTCTATCGAATAAAATGAGGGACGGATGAGGAACATCCACATTGAAGTACTAATCGACTCGACGGGCCCGGCGCAGGTTACAGCGGACGAAACTGTGAGACCGACGTGGACGACTGTGCGGAGGCCGGCCAGGACGCCTGTCTGAACGGCGGACGGTGTGTGGACGAGGTCGACAACTACACCTGCGACTGCAGCGGAACCGGTGAGTACACACGGACACAGTAAACGAGGAGAGGAGACTCCGTGGGGGGAGGTCGATATACGTAGTGCTCGGTGTTGACAGGATACACGGGCCCGCGCTGCGAGGCCAACGTCAACGAGTGTGAGGAGGAACGCGGCGTGTGCGGACACGGCGCCTGCTACGACACGTACGGCGGGTTCGTGTGCGCCTGTCTGCCGGGCTTCACGGGCGAGCGCTGCCACAAGATGTCGGCCTGCGCCTCCGGCCCGTGCGGCGCGGGAGGGGCCTGCGTCGAGGAGAACGGCGGCGCGGGCTTCCGCTGCGTGTGCGCGAGGGGCCTTTCCCCGCCGCTGTGCGCGCCGACCCCGCCGCCGCCGTCCGCCGCGCCGCCCACGCCTGCCGCCACGCCGGGCGCGCCTCCCTCCACGCCCGGCGCGACGTGCGCGGACGTGTCGTGTCCGCCTCACTCGCACTGTGTGGTGATGTCTCGCCAGATGGTGTGCGCCTGCGACCTGGGCTTCTACGGGCCGGCGGGCGCTGCGCCCGACTGCTCGTCGCTGGAGACGGCGTGCGAGGCCGGCGTGTGTCTCAACGGGGCCACGTGCCTCCGCTCCCAGGACAGGCTGGAGTGCGTGTGCGCGCCCGGATACCGGGGTGAGGATCGCCGGCTCTCGTATTGATCGGTTGTGTCTGATACGATGCGTCGCCTTTAATGCCATTGAATTCTTCAGCGGGCCGCTCGCCGGGGGGGAGCGTCCCTCTCCGCGTCTAGAGTGTATTAGCGCCTCTTAGGATTAAGAAGACATTGACTTAGTTATAAGGTACCGAGCCCGTAGTGCGATGCCCGCCCGCCTGTGGCTGTATGCCGTTCGTTGTGCCGCTTGCCGGCTGCAGGCAGGAGTCGCCGCGGCCAGCCCCGGCCCGCCGACTCCTGCCACTAGCCACCAGCGATGTCGTTGTATTTGTCGCCTCCTTGTCATTGAACGCCCCAGGCTGTCGACATGTGTTGGTTTGCGGTTTTGTTTGtcgtttatttttcattgtgcATGTGAAGTCGGAGTCGTTCAGGTGTCTTAGTATAGTtagatacttatataatataatagaagacgtattttgaaacattaattAGTTCTAGCTTCTCAGCATGGACGTATCACTAACCGTCGCTGTCCGCGCACGTCACTTACCGCCCCCCCTCTATCACCCCCAGGTATGTATTGTGAGACTGGTCCGTCGGGGAAGTCCCTGTCGGAGCGGTGCGCCTCCTCGCCCTGTGTGCACGCCGTCGcctgtagagatctcgtgaGTAACGACACACGCCAACATTACTAGACACAGTAGGAAGGTGACCGGCTCAGCAAATGAAAGTGTAATAACATCTTATTCCCCATCACGAACTCCCGATCCTAACATGAACAGTGTCACTGCGTGTGTTTCCCGTCTGAAGTATGTCCGCCGGGTCGCTGAACATGAGTCCGTCACTACACTAGTGTGAGGTGTGAGGTAGCGTTCTAACGTCTGTTCGCGGTGTAGGCGAGCGGGTTCCGTTGTGAGTGCGAGGCCGGTTGGAGCGGGCCGCGGTGCGAGGTGGAGGCGGTCGCGGGGGAGGGAGCCCCGGGCGCGGCCGAGGAGGACCCCTGCTCCTCCACACCCTGCAACAACGGCACCTGCACCGTCAGAGACAGCGCCGCCTTCGACTGCACGTGTCCGCCGGGAATCACCGGTCAGTGGgacataattcattaattttgagaattattaaacttatattatgataactttcacaTGGTGCGCCCGATTGacatgatttaaaaactaatttacagatagtgatgtaggcttgaaaacgaagtaatttatgttgataagacttaaaaccgtatttatgtaaatagctttccaacaAACGCTTTagaattacaaatttttaaaagttgtaaaatggatatagtgtgttatccttaaggtatagacatataccGCGGATTTTTCTGTAGAACTATATACGATCCGATCCCCCGCTAGATGCAGTCCGCTAAATGTACGAAATTCTGCAGGCCATGTGTATGTGTGAGcatattttgtgaaataacTGACATTATATAACACGGTAaggaaacaattaattttagtaagtCGTCAACAACGATCCcaagaaatataaacttaaaccAAGGACAATATGAAATCTAATCTGAACGAGGCCTGACCGGTGAGGCGCCGAGGGAGCAGAGGATCGGAAGATAACGGAACAAGCAAGCACAACAAGCAGCCAAGGTGTCTGTGGTCCGAGGGTCGAGTGGTGCGGACCACAGAACTTGTGTGAATATCAGAAGAGATGTAGAACACGCTCCACACACAACCAGGCTCCACACTCCCGGTTAcgaaatgaaaaatgaaatgatttgCCAGTTCAAGGCGTCGCTGGACAGTAACAGTTGAAACACTAGTGAAGATATTGTTTTAGATAGTGGAATAATAACGAGGGCACTGCTTGTATCAGCGTGTCGACGGCCGTTCCCTGAACACGCGTGTCttgacttttattatatgattatttatttccgGACCAGACACTACGATTGTATTTCATAAACGCGGCTGTGTTCGGCCATCAGCacgtgatatatatattaaaataggaaaaaCCATATAAGTGTAAATCTCGATTTCTTGAAGTACTTCCTTCAGTCCGGCGAATACTGATAATGACTCGTTTTATTCATCGGGTTCTATAAACAGAACGACGGGTCTGGGGCATAGTGAAACGACAAAGAAAAGGGgccaattatattttaatgagtcTTTTGCGATTCGAGGTCAGAGCTCGTCTCCGGTGAACACGCCTCCGATCATGTACGCGGGTGTGTCACGCAGGCGGCGGCCCTTGAGAGTGACGGCGGCCGGAAGCAGGGCGGGCACGCGGCGGTGCAGCCCCCGCCCGCCCACAGTCCACGCCGCCACCCGGCACCGGCCGCCCGCCTTGCCCGTGACAGCGGCCCAGCCCGCTGACGACAGCACTATGTCTCCGCAACAGACGTCTGGTCCTTCTCCCTCGAACTCCATGTCGCCGCCCCTCCTCAGCCCCGGCCACCTCTCAAGTCGCTCGTCGCCGCCAGTCGGCACCGCGAACAGCTCGGTGCCGACGAAGCTATCATACACCTCGTCTGCGAACCTGGTCTCCGTCACGGTTATCGGCAGACTCTCGGAGCAAAAAATGGTGAAGCGACACGCGTCCTCGCTCTCCAGGAGGTCCACTCGAGCCAGGCCTCCTATGAAGAAGGTGGAGCCCTCGCGCAGATAGTAGGTCTGAGGTCTTATCAGTTTCCTCGGTATGGCCAGCATGAGCTCCTCGGTGGTGAGCAGGGAGAGGATCTGATCGGAGAGCACCACCCCCGGAGTGTCGTACAGCCATTTGCTCTTTTTGAAAAGAGGATTCTTTTCGTCGATAACCACCAACTGATGTCGTTTGTCCGCTGTATTGTCGTTGGATGCTTGATACTGTGAAAAGGTTCTGCCGATGTGTCCTATCAGGGACGGAGCCTCGGTCGCATCCCGCCCCAACACTTGGccttttcttatttctttttctaccTTCATGAGTTTTCTCTGTGTGAGCAGTCTATGACTCCTCTGTCTTATTTTCCATCCGGATGGTCTGTTGATAGGAAATTTTAGGAGATTCAAAGTAGTGCCGGGCCAGCGACTCACAGTTGCTCTTTTGACGATATCAACTGCATGTACTTTACAGTAATCGGATTGCAGAAGCGCGTTAAATAACGAACTCTTCCCGACATTTGTAGAACCCACTAAGAAAACGTCTCCTTTATAGAGCCAAGTTTTAAACATGGCCGATATAAGGTCTTCCACCCCATAACCAGTTTTGGCTGATATCAATGCTATATACTTAATGTTGGCCTCACTCAGTTTAGTTTTTTGGATTTCTGACATTAAACATTCTTTGACTCTCTTTAAGTAACCAACACTGTCCCCGGGCAGGAGATCCACCtgaaatgaaacaaacataaaGGCATTAGGTAcatgaaaaatgatttaaatcacATTTGGGGAATATTGAACAGTCATTACCTTATTAGCTACTATGATGACTGGTCGTTCAGTGCCGATGATGTCCACTATGCCAGGCCACAAGGAGCAGGGGAAATCGAGCAGGTCCACCATTACAAGCAATAGAGACTTAACATACctgcaaatttattacttcTGATTAACATATGGAACACACGGCACAGCCATATTACGTACATACACTCTCCACCTGTATTTATTTAGCCTGACATTTCCATAACTCTACTGTTATCAAACTCATGGGCCGATGACAGTAACACAAATGTTGTGCCCTCAGCATgcctaaatatattaaggttAAATCCAGATAAATGTAAGTAATCACGTTTAAATGTGTACTACTTATGAATGTTGTAGAAATCTGTCACAAACCTGATGGATTGCAAAAGTTTTTCATATTCCTCAGCTTGAACGTTGACATCTAAAGCTATGTTGTATTCCTTAAGAAAATGACATCGCTGACAT includes these proteins:
- the LOC116775918 gene encoding nitric oxide-associated protein 1 translates to MCNFKMIYTVRNSLRLLNRYSITGINVIRTTCTEIPIKQKPVEKKDFKILLQKYKDKIVFSSYLEHEKLELGYFKYHMKTIKRAKQTQEKALQEKSLPPLPLALRYYVDKERLLNNENEPESVASDKTFQLPFGETTPVEINEQETQIQISQENEFKTNVDQWMTNYEYFDDSHLTSGVNNDDTHRDWSKYYGTPDPNASISQVRCGGCGALLHCNDPAIPGYLPSEIYTGRKVEELKTMECQRCHFLKEYNIALDVNVQAEEYEKLLQSIRYVKSLLLVMVDLLDFPCSLWPGIVDIIGTERPVIIVANKVDLLPGDSVGYLKRVKECLMSEIQKTKLSEANIKYIALISAKTGYGVEDLISAMFKTWLYKGDVFLVGSTNVGKSSLFNALLQSDYCKVHAVDIVKRATVSRWPGTTLNLLKFPINRPSGWKIRQRSHRLLTQRKLMKVEKEIRKGQVLGRDATEAPSLIGHIGRTFSQYQASNDNTADKRHQLVVIDEKNPLFKKSKWLYDTPGVVLSDQILSLLTTEELMLAIPRKLIRPQTYYLREGSTFFIGGLARVDLLESEDACRFTIFCSESLPITVTETRFADEVYDSFVGTELFAVPTGGDERLERWPGLRRGGDMEFEGEGPDVCCGDIVLSSAGWAAVTGKAGGRCRVAAWTVGGRGLHRRVPALLPAAVTLKGRRLRDTPAYMIGGVFTGDEL